The nucleotide window CAATCGGGACCGCCAAGCCATTGAAACGAAGCTGGCAGCTTACCTGGCAGTTCTGGAGAACAGGCTATATGAGGCGCACCTTGGTCTGCCGAACCTGACCATTTTATTCACATCAACGACCAAGACGCGCGTCGAGAACATGATCGCGCTCTTGGCATCGATGTCCACGCGTTACCTCAATTCCTTCGCGTTTCAAACCTTTCCAACAATCGTAGGCGACGCCCCGCAGCCTACTGATCGCGGCTGGGCCATCACCAAGCCGTGGCTTCAAAGCGGTGGCAAAACCTTGCACCTAGGAGAAGTGAATGGAAAGGCTTGAGCAGCTAAGGCAACTCCTCAAACAGAAGGAGGATGTCGACCGGCAATTGGCGGCCATCCGGCAGCAGATCAGAGAGGAAAGCGGCCTGCTTAAGAAGCCTCGCAAATCGAGGAAACCCGGCAATGGCTGAATACTGGTGTTCAAACTGCAAACAATCATCGGTCCACTACACATTCTTCTTCACTCCAAAATGCGAGAACTGCGCAGAGGAACTAGAGGAAGAACGATCCCCCGAACCGTATATCGTCGATTTCAAAGAGATCGACATTGGTCCAGTCGAGGGCGAGTGCGATGAGGAAGACAACCATGAGGAGGGGCAAAGTGAGGACGCTGAAGGAGAAGGAGGAGAGGAATGAACAACCTGAGCCGGGAGCGATCCCGGCTCTACTTTTTGCAGCGGACATTTCGCGCCCTGAAAGTCTCCACGACGCTAGACGAGAAGAGCAAAGGACGCAGGAAAACTCCGGCTCTTGCTTTTTGCCCTGCCGGAGTGAGGAGCATTGAGGAAGTCCGCGGGAAGTCGAGGTTTTCAACATCGTCAGCGCCGCGCTTGACAAGAGGATTTATACACACCACTCGCACAATAAGGTCTCTTGGACCTGCTACCATAAGGCTCATGCTGCAGAACACGGACGACCGAAATCGAACCAGCTGGCGACGCATCTTGGCACTCTGTTGGATAATCCTTTCGATTCCGTCTGTATTGATCAGTATTCTTGGCGTCGGCATGATCCAATCATTTTCAATCGATACGATCATCTTTTTGGCTCTTCCTCTATTCTTCGTAATTGGAGCGGTAGCCGGACTTAAGAGGCCGTTCTCGTCCTGGCTCGTACTGCTGCCTGTTCTCGGCGTGCTCCTCCTGCCTTTGTTTTCGCATTTTTGAAAGCAATTGAGTTGGGACTTATTTCTGCTTAGATGCCAAAGATAGAGCCCCCCGAGTTACTATCAAAGTGCAAGCGTTCCACACCATACAATATGGCGAAAGGATCATCGCTTCCGCGAAGATAAAGAGCAGTCTCCTCGCCGTTAACTATCCAGCTCCAGGCTCCTTGTGACCCAGACGAGTCAAGCGCATGGGTGCCCGAGCGCCCACGTAAGTGAAGCGTGTCAGTACCTAGGCCCCCATCAATTATGAAAGCTTCAGCACCAGTGCCAGTGTGGCCGATGCTTGCGAATTGGAAATTGTCATCGCCCGGCCCCGCGAAGACAAATTGATCGGTCCGAACAAGTCGTACAAAGTCGTTGGACTCTGTGCCCGGAGCAACCTGAAAATCTGTTATCTGATCGCTCCCAAAATCGCCGGTTTGGATCGCGTTTCCTTCGGGCGTGCCGCCAAAGACATCGCTATCGACTGCACGGTGCACCAAGTCGATCGTATGATCCACATAGCGCGACATCGAGTGGGCAGAAAGATCCGTCCGTGGAGAATGAGTGAAGATGTCGTTTGGAGAATGAACGAAAATATCAGTGCCGCTTCGCGGACCGATGAAGCCGTGGCCGTCGTTCTCATTTGCAAAGGGATCGCCAATATCCACGAAATTGACCTGTCGCGCGTCAGTTGGCTGAGAGAGATTGGAACCAATACTGCCCCACGTATAGCCCCTCAGCATATCCGTGGTTATGCCCGCCATGGGAAAACCCAGTGCGATTTGCACCATCGATCCCCCAAGACTATGTCCGCTGAACAGTATTTGCTCTATCCCATTCTCGTTCGCGTAGTCGGCAATGGCCGATAAAAGGGGATTGAAGGAGCCAAAGTAGGCATCTTCCGCGTGCCCAATGTCGTGCAGGAGATCTGCAACAGTGTCAGTACCCCTAAAAGCAATAACGAGCGTGCTCGTTCCGTTTATATTTCCCGAGAGAACCAAGGCACTTGCGTCCCCTGCGAGCAACGACAGCCCGAGAAGCGATGCGGTGTAAACACCGTCGTTCAGCGAATACTCGGCAGTGTTCGTAAGATCCAGTTCTTCAGCTGTAAGACCATGCCAATTTCGATCTTCAAAATGCGCCGCGCTCGGATCATAAACATCAAGCGCCAGTTGTGCCATCTCAGCGACGAGATTCTCAGCCGTCAGGTTTACAACCGGCAGCTGGTTCTCAATGACAGCGAACACCTGCGCCTTGACGGCAGCGCCATTCGTATCCCCCGTGGCGCCGCCGAGGCCGTGGCTGAAATCCATCCATGTCACCACGAAGCCGCCGTTCGACAGGGTCGTGATCTGCGGACCTCCCTGATCATTGGCCGTCGCCGTGTTGACCAGGATCTCAGTCCCGAGCGGGTTGCCGTCAGCCGTGAATACCTGCGCTCTGATGGCCGCGCCGCTGGCATCGCCTGTGGCACCGCCCAGGCCCGTAAAATCCTCCCAGGTCACCACGAAGCCGCCGTTCGAGAGACTCGTGATCCGCTGATGGATCTGATCGGGCGAGATCGCCGTGTTGACCAGGATCTCGCTGCCGACGGGGGCCCCGGTGGCCGTGAACACCTGCACCTTGACGGCAGTGCTGCTCGGATTGCCCGTGGAGCCGCCGACCCACGTCACCACGAAGCCGCCGTTCGACAGGCTCGTGACCACATTAGAGGAGCTTCCAGTCGCTACCAGGATCTCACTCCCTATCGGGGTGCCGTCAGCCGTGAACACCTGCGCTTTGCCGGCAACGCCGCTCGCATCCCCCGTGTCTGTCCACGTCACCACGAAGCCGCCGCTCGACAGACTCGTGATCTCCGAATCGGACTGAAGACCGGCCGTGGCCGTGTTAACCAGGATCTCGCTGCCGACGGGGCCCCCGGTGGCCGTGAACACCTGCGCCTTGACCGCAGTTTCGCTCCCATCGAAGCCGCCCCAGGTCACCACGAAGCCGCCGTTCGACAACGGCGTGATCCGCGGTTGGTCCTGGTGACCTAACGTCTCACTGTTCACCAGGATTTCAGTGCCGAGCGGGTTGCCGTCGGCCGTGAATATCTGCGCCTTGATGGCACCACCACTCGCATCGCCTGTGGCACCGCCCTGGCCCATGCTAAAATCCCCCCACGTCACCACGAAGCCGCCGTTCGACAGACTCGTGATCTGCTGATGGTTCTGTTCGTGGAGGGTGGCCGTGTTGACCAGTATCTCGCTGCCGACGGGGACCCCAGTGGCCGTGAACACCTGCGCCTTGACGGCTATGCTGCTCGTATCACCCGTGGCGCCGCCGATGCCCTGACTAAAGTCCTCCCACGTCACCACGAAGCCGCCGTTCGAGAGCGCCGTGATGCGCGGATTTTGCTGATCGTTCACCGTCGCACTGTTCACTAGGATTTCAGTGCCGAGCGGGCTACCGTCAGCCGCGAACACCTGCGCCTTGATGGCACCACCGCTTGCATCACCTGTGGCACCGCCCACGCCCCAGCTGAAATCCATCCATGTCACCACGAAGCCGCCGTTCGACAGGGTCGTGATCTGCGGACCTCCCTGATCATTGGCCGTCGCCGTGTTGACCAGGATCTCAGTGCCGACGAATTGGATCGACATGACAATCTCCTATGAGCCCAAAGTCTGGATAAGGAGGACACGTGAACATACGGGGTCGTCCAGTATGCGGCCGACTACTATCCCGTGGGACCATTCTGAATCACTTGAAGATCAGTGACGTTGCTAATAATGATTGGAGTCGTGGTCATACGTTCGCCCTAACGTGATGTGTCGTGCCCCGGGCTCCTTGCCAAGGTTCATACATCGAGGTGTGCTCGCTTCTTCGGCTTGGCCGCTCTCAAATCAATCGCAACGCGCAACGACAATCATTGTGACGCGTACGATCTCACCGCCCTTAGGAGCAGCTAGGCTAACGAATATCCAACTTTGAATTTGAGCCGCCGAGCTCGCGCCTAAAGGCGCCGTCTCTGCGGTGCCTGCCGATGGCATCGACGCTGCCAGTTGTAGAAGCGGCGAGTTCGGTATGTCGCCGCTTTGTGAGCAGCTGTCAGGCGCCCAACTGGCACCCTGTCCCATTCTGACGTTCTTTCCTTCCCGGATGCAAGAAAGAGCGCCATCCGTAATTCTACGGGCGAGCGTCGATTGACCGAAAGAACATCCAGGCTAAAGCAGCTGCATCAAAAATGCCCATGCGCGCATCCTCGCTCATCCAGGGCTTCCGCGCAGGCGGCAGGTAAAGGCTCAAAGCCGGAATGTGCTTTGCAATCGTTTCGGCGATGGCGTGTTTGGTCATGGTGTGAACTCCTCGAAGCACTCAATGATCTGTGCACGCGAATAGGTGCGGACGAGCATGCCACGCTGACTAGCGAGCTCAGCTGCGTCACGGTTAAGCTCTCGGATGCGAGTTGCGCGATGAGTGCCGGTCGCCGACATGTCTTGGAGAACCAGCACGTCAGGCGTGTGCAACGCCAAAAGCGATTCAATGCGATCCAAGCAACGAGCATTTTTGTCTGCACCGCGCGCATCGTAAACTCCCCAATCGACCGGAGAGAGCCAGCTCTCAAAGAGCACGAATGCGAAACCGCGCGATTGGAAATGAATAGCGAAGACGCGGTCGCGCCGTTTTCGGTAGATCATGAGCGATTCGTGTGCTTCCTTTGTTCTGCGCGCGCAATTGCGGCCTCGAACAGTTCGATTTTCTTCCTGGTCTTCCTCGATGGATCGCCTTGTATCTTTTCGTACATCTCCCAGAGGCGCGTCATCACATCGGCCTCAATGCTGGCCGAAATATCAGGGAACAGCTCCGCTGCGGGAGCGCCAAATAAAACGAAGCAGGCGATCACCAACCTGAGTGTCGGTGGACGTTGCTTTTGTTCGATCCGTGAGACGACTTCGGCACGCTTCCATCCGAGCAGGTGCGCGAGCTCCCCTTGTGAGAGACCCCACCGCAGGCGGTATGAACGTAAATAGTTTAAGGGTTTTCTTGTCTTCATGGTCTGTGTTTGCCAACCGCCAAATGTTGGAAAACACGCGCCATGATGCGCGAGGTGCGTCGAGGTCGGGAGGGGTGGAGATTTGCCAAATTGGCAAAGAGGTGGATTGCCCCAGACCAGCCAGCCGCGGGAGCGTGCGAAGCTGTGCCGGGCTCAAAGATGGGGATGAGGGGACGTGGGGAGGTCCCCCCTCGGGTCAGGGCTGCCTGCAGTAAGAGGTAGTGGTTTGCTTGTGATGTGTATGGGTGTGGGCAAGGGCTGTTCGGCGACAGTCCCCACATCCCCACGTCCCCATTATACCTCCGGCGGCGCGCTCGCTATTGCGTTCACTCCGTAGCGTGTGCACAGCAGCTCGATCTTCGATCGATCGCCGATGGGTACGACATACACCCCATGGCTCTTATATGTTCTAACATTGAGGCGCTTTCGCAAAATGCTGCCAATCCAGCGGTTGGTGATGGGCCTTTCATACTCGAAGCCGTATCGTTCGATAAATATCGCCACGATGTCGGACACCGGAACGACTGGCCTGTCTGCACCAGTGATGAGTTCAGCGAGGATCTCCAGCACCTGGGCCTCCACCAGCAAGCCCCGGTCAGCAACCAGACTGAGCTGTGCCTCCAGCGCCATGGATCGTAACTCGGTGCGTAGATGTTGATCGGAAACGACGCTGAGGAGCGGTAACAAGATCTGGTTGAGCCTCGGTTCGAGCTGTGGATCGACCAGGGTTTCATCGAGCTTCACTTCCATCCTTCGGTGAAATCGATACAGCAGTAGCTTATTGCGAAGCTCGCGGGCTTCGTCTTTGAATCTTTCCGGGAGATTTATGGGGATGTCGGGGCGCAGCTGTCGTGAGCCCATCTCTTCGGTTATGAACCGGCTTTCCAACCCTTTATCGTCGTAGCTGCCGCGTGTAGCTACTATCTTGGGGCCAAATACGTGAAAGGCCTGCGGATTGAACTCGCGCTGGTTATTCATCAGTGTGCGTAGCACTGGTAGGCCTCGGACGTTGCCGTTGTTCAAAATTTTCACAATTTCGGCTTTCTCGTCGCTGAAGCGGAAATCTGCTTCATCGAAGACAAGCGTGCCACCAAAGGCGTTCAGTGTGTGGAAGATCGGTGATACCGTTGAAGCTCCACTCGCGAAAAAGCCCCTGTAGCAGAGCGAGCCGATTGTCAGAAGCGCGCGGGTCTTGCCGCTTCCATAATCGCCCCGCAAGCGCAGATACGGCAATTCATTGAAGGCATCATAGAGCCACGTCAGTAGGACATAGTACGTGGCCACTTTCTCGAACGATGGAGTGAAGTCGACGTAGCGGTGAATGAACTGCTGAATATCAGCGACGAGTTTTTCCTCGCTTCCATAAATTGATGGTTCGGATGGAAGCATTACAACTTCATTCTTGATGAGGTTGTTATTTGGAGAGAATGGCACGAGTCGCGCATCGGAGCCGAGGTCGATGCCATCCTGCAGCGTCCAGCGTCCAGCGCTATAAATCGCGAAGACAGTTCGCCGATCCTTAGGACGAAATGCCATCTCCACAATCGTGCCGTCTTCAAGGACTGCGGATGCGGTTGGTATAATCTGCCTCTTTTTCTGCTCGGTGTCGGTTTCCACGAGACAAATCTATCTGGCCTCAGGACATTCTGCAGAAGGGCGATAGCGCCTATACCGGCATGCACCCGCCAGAGCCGCAAGCAGCGCGATGGCCGGAGCATAGCCGAAGTGCTAAAAGGACAGTCGCTAAAGCACGCAGGAGAACCAATCATGGGATCGATCACGGCGATTGCCAACGCTTTCTTTGCCGCTTGCGAGACTGGAAAGGGCTGGGAAGGCTGTAAGACTTACTGTGCTCCAAATGCCACTTTTGCCGCTCAGGCCGAACCGCTTGCCGATATCAAGGCTCTCTCGGAATACGCGGATTGGATGAAGGGGCTAATGACTATTATGCCGGACGGCCGCTACGAGGTGAAATCCTTCGCCACCGATACTGAACGAAACAATGTCGCGGCCTATGCTGTTTTTTCGGGTACTCATACTGGTCCCGGCGGTCCGTGTGAGCCGACCGGTAAGAAGACGACTTCGGACTACGTCTACGTGATGCAATTCACTGGCGACAAGATCAGTCACATGACCAAGATATGGAATTCTGGTGTGGCACTAAAGCAGCTGGGATGGATTTGAGCGGCAACGAGCGTTCCTGTGGCCGCTTGCTGCGAGTATCAGTAGTAGATTACTTAGCGCCTCGGCCCAATTGCGACGCCGGGCCGATCACAGTTGATCCGACGGCCCAGACGCGAGGACTCGGGCGGTTGATGCAAGCTGTGCTCGACCGGCGCAGTTCACGGCAAATTTTACGCCACAGGAGGGCGACGGTGCCGAGGACGATCACTTTCATGCTCTCTGGGCTCGTTGCTGCGTTGGCGGCGTCGGATGCGGGAGCCGAATGGTACGGACCGGATTACCGGCAATGCGCGGAGATGCCGACCGCTCAGCTTGTCGCCTGCGTAAAAAAGCGTGCCGGCCACTGGGATCGGGAGCTGAACCGGGGTCTATCAGCAACTGATGGCTGGCCTGGCCCCGCAGCAGCGGGAACGTCTTCGGGCCGCCCAGCGGCTGTGGATTCAGTATCGCGATGCGAACTGCGGATTCTCCGCTGCAGGCGAAGGCTCCATCGCGGGCGTCGAGGCCGCCGAATGCCTCAGGGTCATGACGCAGCTCCGCTATAACGAGCTGGACAGTACGGCGAATCCGGAAAAGCCGCGGAACTGAGAGGGCGTGCTTTGCGCGCGAGAAGTGCCCTGCCGCATCGTTGCTTGTGCCCGCGGGTGCGGCCAAGGTGGACAATGACTGCAGCCTCGCCGGTATTCTGAACCGGCGGCAAGGAGGCACGCCTCCCGACTATTTCCCTTTGCGCAATGAAGACGGGCCGCTGCTGATGGCCGGCCGCACGTGCTGATCCTCAGCGGAAGCGATGCAGCATCTAAGTCCCCAACCCGCGCACCACAATTTATGGTCGGCAATCGTGTTTCAGGTGACCTCCCGGGCAGGAGCCACTTCTGAAGGCTAGACCTCACCACGTTACCTCCAGCACGAGCACCAGGAACGGTGACGTGCTCAGCAAAGCTGCTGTATCATTGTGTCGTGCAGCTGCTGACGCGCACCTGGAGAGGGAGTGCCGCGCGATGCCACGACTGCGCTGTGTGGTGCTGCTGACGCTATTCTGGCTTCTGGGTGCAGCATCGACCGCTGCCGCGCAGAACACGCGCGTTGATGCGCCGAAGACCCGCGCTGACTTCGAGAAACTTGTGCTCGAACGGGCGCATCCGGATAGCCTCGCCACCGACTTCGCCGGCGCTTTCGGTAACATCTACCAGTATCTGGTACCGGCTCGGTTCCTCGACGGCCGCCTCTACGAGCAGGCCCTGCAGCAAATGGCTGTGACCGACGGCCTTGGTTGCGGCCCACCAATGGCGCCGCGGGCGCGGCTGGCCTGCATGGCCAATCACGCCGCTACAGCCCTGACGTCGTTGACGCTCTTTTCCGAAGCTATACTGCTTCGCACGGACGCCGTGAACTTCGCCGAGGGTATGGCTGATGCCGACCCGGCGCCGTTGACCGATTCCCTTCTTGCGCTCGCGGGCGACGAATGGACTCACGGCTCGATGATGAAGGCGGAGGCCGTTGTGCGCCGGGCTTCTGCGCTGATGGCTGGCCGGCCAGATGCTGTGACGGCCAGACAGCGCATGCTGCTGGCTGTGCTCCAAGCGCAGCTTGCCGACGCCCGTCTCGATGACGGCGCGGCCGTCGCAGCCCTGTCCGAGGCCGTGAATGCACAACTGGCCAAGGGGACACATCGGGAACCTGCCGATGGTTACCTGTCCGATCTAGTCATGCAGCACCTGCGCGGGCGTTTCTGTCCGAAGTGCGGTCATCCCGTCGCTGAACCCGTACAGCGCTGGCTGACGGCGATGCTTCAAGCAGATCTTGGCTCCGATTTCCGTGCCTACGACGAGAAAACGCCCGATCGCATGGGGCTGCTGCTCAAGATGCTCATTGCGCCGCAAGGCACCGTTCCGACTGCCACACTGCAGAGTTACGCGCGGCGGTATCTGGCCGCACAGCCACCAAGACAAGTTACCGGCATTCGCAAGTTCTTACCGCCGGGTACCGGCGACGTCGCGACCGCCCAGATGCTGACGCTATCCTATTTTCTCGAAGGAGGATCGCCGATCGTTACCGATCAGCCGCGGCTCAGGATCCTGCGCGAAGCGGTGCCGCGGCGGCAGGCGATCTTGATGAAAGAGTTTCTCGAGTACGTCGTAGGCGATCATTTCTCGCAATTTGGTGCCGACATCCTCGTCCCCGCCGCATTAGAGGAGGCATCCTGGCACTATGAGCGAGCCGGCCTTCGCAACGCGGCGCGCCTGACGCTGGAATTCCTGATGGATTGGCAGCGCAAGCGCGACATGTCGGGCACGGGCGAGCAGACCCTCGTCAAGGAAACCACGATCCGGCAGGCACGCGTGTTCGTACTGGCGCTGGCCCGTCTCGCTGCGTTGCAGCTTGCCGCGGGCGATCGCGCGGCTGCGACGAAGAGCCTCGGTGATGCCAGCGCCATCGCACAGGCAAAGCTTCGCGCGGAATGGCGACACGGGGGCGAGCGCACCATACTGACGATGCGCGATCTATCAGAAGCGCTGCGGCTGATCGCGCAGACGCGTCATGAGCTGCTGGCGCCCACGCGGTTTGCAGAGAACCCTCCTGGCGCGGATGCGCTGTTCCGCGCGATGCAGGCGGCGATCACGGGCGAGACCGGACTGACCCTCGAAGTTGCGCGACAGCGGCGCATCCTGAGCACGCCGCGACTTGCCGAGCTACGCCGTGAACACCTGCATGCCACGGCAGAAGCCGCGCGCATCGCCGAGATTGAGCAAAGATATGAGCCATTCAACTATGAAGGGGCCATGACACGCGCACGGCGCGAAGCCGAAACCCGCCGCGACGAGCTTGCGGCCGAACTGGACAGGCTGGCGGCGCCGCAACCGGCGGCCGGGGACATCGAGCCCGTGACGCTTGAGGAGGCGAAGGCTAGCCTCAGGTCTGGGGAGGCGCTCGTCCTGCTGCGCGTCGGCAGCCACAGTCTCGATGGCTTCCTGCTCGATCACGACGGCAGCACGTCGATCTGGCGCACATCCATTCACAAGGACGAGCTGGAAGCTCTGGTCAAATCACTTCGGGCGGGCGTCGATATGGCAACGTCCAGGGTGCCGGAGTTCAAAGTTGAGGAAGCGGCGCGACTTCACGATGTGATCTTCGGTTCTGCCAAAGTGCGTCTATCGAACTATCGCAAGCTCATCGTGCTTGGGGACGGTTCGTTGCAGTCGCTGCCTTATGGGATCCTGCTCACACGCAAGCCTGCTCAGGCTCCGAAAACGGCCGACGGGTTCCGTGCGGCCGCGCTACCCTGGCTGGTCCGCACCCACGCGATCGCCCTTGTGCCGTCGGTGCGCAGTCTCGTCGCGCAGCGCTCCAGCGCAGCTGTAAGTACCGCGCCGCGGCCGTTCCTTGGCGTCGGCAATCCGCAACTGGCTTCGAGCGGCGCCGGTCAGCGCAGCATCGATGTGACCTCCGTATTCGGGAGCGCCGGGAGCGGTCTTGCTGATGTGGGGGTGCTGCGCACGTTGGCGAGCCTGCCGGAGACCGAGGACGAGTTGCGGCAGATCGCCGATGTCCTGCGGGCCGGGCCGGAAGACATTGTTGTCGGCGCCAAAGCAAATGAGGCGGCCCTGAAAGCGATGCCGCTGGAGCAATACCGCACGATCGCGTTCGCAACCCACGGCGCGCTTGCCGGCGAATTGGCAGGCACGAGCGAGCCCGGTCTGGTGCTCACGCCACCTATCCAGGCGACGGTTGAAGATGACGGCTACCTGAGCCTTTCAGAAATTCTCGGCCTCAGGCTCGACGCCGATCTCGTGATCCTTTCGGCCTGCAACACCGGCACCTCCGACGGCAGACCGCGTGCGGAGAGCCTCTCAGGGCTGGCACGCGGCTTCTTCAACGCAGGCGCCCGCAGCCTGCTCGTGACGCACTGGACGATTCCGTCGGAGTCGGCGGTCAAGACGACGACCGGCCTCGTGGCAGCGCGGGGGCGGGATCAAGCGATGGATTGGGCCGATGCGCTTCGTGAGGCAACGCTCGCCATCATCGACAAGGAAGGGCCGGCAGAGTGGGCGCATCCCACCTTCTGGGGCGGCTATGTGGCGATCGGCGTGCTGCCGACGCAATGACCGCCTCACGTCCCTACCGAAACGCACCTCCGTTCCACCGCATCGCGCGCGGTGATCCGCCGTGCCCACGCCAGCGAACGGTCGGGATTCGGCCGGCGTCGACCGTAACCATCATGCCGAGCAGATCGCCTACTGCGAGCTTAAGGAGCGGGCCCTCGCGCACATAGATCATCACCGAGCAGACCTGCATTCCGCACGCGCTGCTCCGCCCGCCGCCTGTGCACGT belongs to Bradyrhizobium icense and includes:
- a CDS encoding helix-turn-helix transcriptional regulator → MKTRKPLNYLRSYRLRWGLSQGELAHLLGWKRAEVVSRIEQKQRPPTLRLVIACFVLFGAPAAELFPDISASIEADVMTRLWEMYEKIQGDPSRKTRKKIELFEAAIARAEQRKHTNRS
- a CDS encoding ester cyclase, coding for MGSITAIANAFFAACETGKGWEGCKTYCAPNATFAAQAEPLADIKALSEYADWMKGLMTIMPDGRYEVKSFATDTERNNVAAYAVFSGTHTGPGGPCEPTGKKTTSDYVYVMQFTGDKISHMTKIWNSGVALKQLGWI
- a CDS encoding lysozyme inhibitor LprI family protein, whose product is MAGLAPQQRERLRAAQRLWIQYRDANCGFSAAGEGSIAGVEAAECLRVMTQLRYNELDSTANPEKPRN
- a CDS encoding CHAT domain-containing protein, whose protein sequence is MPRLRCVVLLTLFWLLGAASTAAAQNTRVDAPKTRADFEKLVLERAHPDSLATDFAGAFGNIYQYLVPARFLDGRLYEQALQQMAVTDGLGCGPPMAPRARLACMANHAATALTSLTLFSEAILLRTDAVNFAEGMADADPAPLTDSLLALAGDEWTHGSMMKAEAVVRRASALMAGRPDAVTARQRMLLAVLQAQLADARLDDGAAVAALSEAVNAQLAKGTHREPADGYLSDLVMQHLRGRFCPKCGHPVAEPVQRWLTAMLQADLGSDFRAYDEKTPDRMGLLLKMLIAPQGTVPTATLQSYARRYLAAQPPRQVTGIRKFLPPGTGDVATAQMLTLSYFLEGGSPIVTDQPRLRILREAVPRRQAILMKEFLEYVVGDHFSQFGADILVPAALEEASWHYERAGLRNAARLTLEFLMDWQRKRDMSGTGEQTLVKETTIRQARVFVLALARLAALQLAAGDRAAATKSLGDASAIAQAKLRAEWRHGGERTILTMRDLSEALRLIAQTRHELLAPTRFAENPPGADALFRAMQAAITGETGLTLEVARQRRILSTPRLAELRREHLHATAEAARIAEIEQRYEPFNYEGAMTRARREAETRRDELAAELDRLAAPQPAAGDIEPVTLEEAKASLRSGEALVLLRVGSHSLDGFLLDHDGSTSIWRTSIHKDELEALVKSLRAGVDMATSRVPEFKVEEAARLHDVIFGSAKVRLSNYRKLIVLGDGSLQSLPYGILLTRKPAQAPKTADGFRAAALPWLVRTHAIALVPSVRSLVAQRSSAAVSTAPRPFLGVGNPQLASSGAGQRSIDVTSVFGSAGSGLADVGVLRTLASLPETEDELRQIADVLRAGPEDIVVGAKANEAALKAMPLEQYRTIAFATHGALAGELAGTSEPGLVLTPPIQATVEDDGYLSLSEILGLRLDADLVILSACNTGTSDGRPRAESLSGLARGFFNAGARSLLVTHWTIPSESAVKTTTGLVAARGRDQAMDWADALREATLAIIDKEGPAEWAHPTFWGGYVAIGVLPTQ